CGGAGCATAGTATGAGTTGTTTTGTTCATTCAAAGGTAATTGAGTATGCAGTTGCTCAGAAGGTGCCGATAGTTGTCGGGGCCTTGACACCAACTGAAGTTTTTACAGCCTGGAGTGCCGGCGCTACCATGGTTAAGGTCTTTCCATGCAATGCAATGGGGGGCGCGGATTATATCAAGAGTTTGCGAGGTCCCTTTGATCAGATACCCCTGGTAGCTGTTGGTGGTGTAACTCTTGAGACGGTTGTGAAATATTTTGATGCAGGCGCAAAGGCTGTCGGTGTATCTTCTGAGCTCTTTGGCCTGGAAGCATTAAGAGAAAAAAACATAAAGAAGTTGACCAAAAACGTAAAAAATTTTATTGGGAATGTTTCACATATATAATTCATTTAGATGCAGGAGAAAAAATGTACAGACCAGAAATAAAGGTGATTGATTGTACCGTGCGTGATGGCGGACTCATGAATAAATGGCAGTTTGATACAGAATTTGTCAAGCATGTCTATACGGCGCTTTCAGATGCCGGCGTTGACTATATGGAAATTGGCTATTTAAGTTCAGCAGGAGCCTTTGACGCTAAAGAATATGGCCCTTGGCGCTTCTGCCATGAAAAGGATCTTAAAAAAATTGTTGGCGATGGCGAGAAGACAATTAAACTGTCTGTCATGGCTGATATTGGCAGAATTGACTATCATGATATCCCTCCACGCACCGAAAGCTCGCTGGATATGATTCGTGTGGCCTGCTATGTTCATCAAATTGATGCTGCCATAGATTTGGCTCACCATTGTATCGATAAAGGATACGAAACCACAATTAACCTGATGGCGGTGTCAACTGTGGGGTTAAGAGAGTTAAATGAGGCGCTTGAGGATCTTGAAAAAAGCAAGGTGCCGATTATTTATCTGGTTGATTCTTTTGGGGCTTTTTATTCCGAGGATATTGATTCACTTGTTGCCAAATATAAGGAACGACTTCCCAATAAAATTATTGGGATTCATGCTCACAACAACCAGCAGCTTGCTTTTGCCAATACCATATCATCAATTATCAATGGCGTTAATTTCCTTGACGCAACATTGTATGGAATTGGCCGCGGGGCTGGAAACTGCCCGCTTGAAGTTCTCTTATCTTTCTTGAAAAACCCTAAATTTAGAACCAGGCCAATCATCCAATGCATTGAGCAGGAGATTCTGCCATGGTCTAAGAAGATCGATTGGGGCTATTCCGTGCCGTACATGATTTCTGGAACCATGAACCAGCATCCTCGTGCTGCAATGGCCCACATGGAATCTGAGCACAAGGAGAAGATTACTGATTTTTACGATGCGATGACTGTGAATGGCTGAAAACCAGCCTAGATAATGGGGTATTCTGGAATTCAACTGACGGAAGTTGGTACGTGGGGTAAAACAGCAGCACGATGTATCTGTTTAGTGTTTCTATTATGCCCCGCAGTTGCCTTTGCCCATAAAATTACTTTTATTGCCTATCAGGAAAAAAATAGTATTTTCTGTGAGAGTTTTTATGAAGACGGAAGGCCTGTAGCTGATGGTAGTATAAAAGTTTTAACTAACGAAGGCGTTGTAATTCTAACCGGTAAAACCGATCTTCATGGTATGTTTCAATTCCCCTATCAAGGAGTTGGAGATTTGCAACTTACCCTTCAGTCGCACATGGGGCACAGCACGTCGATAGTTTTTAATGGTCAAACAAAAAATCAAACAACGTTGAGTGATCAGGCCTATTCAAAGCCAAAGTTGTCAAAGATAGTAGTTGGAATTTGTATTATATTTGGTCTGTTCGGGATAACGGCATACCTCATGTCCCAAAAAAATAGTAACGACTGAGGGTATAATTGCACGTATCGGACGGAGTTCTTTCACCAAGCATTATTATCGGCTCATACCTTGTGACGCTTGGACTTTCAGCCTGGAGTTCCAAAAAGGTTGCTTCTGCCGAACTGCCCAAAGTTGCAGTGGTGACATCATCTTTTTTCGTGGCCTCACTGATTCATATTCCTCTTGGTCCAACGAGTGTCCATTTGCTGCTTCCCGGTATTGTTGGCGTCCTGTTAGGTTCCGTTTCGTTTGTATCGATATTCGTCGGGCTTATTTTACAATGTATTTTGTTTCAGTTCGGGGGGGTAACTTCGCTTGGTGCAAATGCGCTCATGATGGGTATCCCGGCAATTATTTGTGGGGTGCTGTTTCAACGGTTTAGGGGTACGACACAACGATCCATTTGTATAGCCGGTGGCGTATTTGCGACTCTCGGCACAGTCTTTTCAGCAGTTCTTCTTGCTGGACTGTTGGCAACTGCGGGTGAGGATTTTTTTGCTGTCGCTAAATTTTCCTTATTGGCGCACATTCCTGTTTTCATAGTCGAAGGCGTTATCTCGGCTTTTACCATCTCTTTTCTATACCGTGTTAAACCCGAGTTGTTGCTGCGGGCTAAACCATAAGTGCAAGGCGGAATAGTAAATCATCATCAACAACCAGTGCTCCAATCAAAATTTCACCAATTTTCTATAAGTTTTGGTTAGCATGAAGCATCCATCACCTTCCTGATAAGCCGGAAAATAACTCCTTTAGTGAGTGGTTTCAGGGTAAACTCTTTTATTCCCAGAGCTTTTGCTGAAGCCTCATCAATAAGATTGCTGTAGCCTGTGCAGAGAATAATGGGTATGCCGGGCCGTATCTGCATTATCCGGCAGGCAAGATCAGAACCAGTCATCTCCGGCATGGTCTGATCAGTTATGATCAGATCAAATTCCTCTGGAGAGTTTTGAAATGTTGTTAATGCTTCAAGACTACTACGGCGTACGGTTACCTTATACCCCAGCCTGTCAAGCATATCCTTGCCCATCTCGGCGAGCAGCTCTTCGTCATCAATGAACAAGATACGTTCAATACCGGTAGGAATATCTTCAGACTCTTCCATCTCAGGCAAGGCTTCTTTTTCAATTACCGGAATGTAGGCACGGAAAGTCGATCCTTTTCCTAACTGGCTGTCAACAGTAATCGCCCCACCATACTCTTTCAGTATCCCGTGGATGATTGCCAGACCCATGCCTGTGCCTTTGCCAACTTCCTTGGTGGTAAAATATGGGTCGAATATCTTCTCGATAACATCCGGCCCTATGCCACTTCCTGTGTCGGTTACAGTAAGTTCAACGTATTCGCCAGTACTGAGATGCAAAAGCATGGTTTGATCATCCGCGTCGATGAAAGTAGTTTTTAAGGTAACTGCAAGTTCTCCACCTGTAGTTTCCATAGCATGATAGGCATTGGTGCAAAGATTCATCAAAATCTGATGTATCTGGGTTGGGTCAGCTAAAACAGTTCCACTAGTTGGGTCAATATCTTCAGTGATGCTTATCGTGGTTGGAATTGAAGATCTGAGCATCTTTAATCCCTCTTTAATA
This sequence is a window from Desulfobulbaceae bacterium. Protein-coding genes within it:
- a CDS encoding aldolase catalytic domain-containing protein, which gives rise to MYRPEIKVIDCTVRDGGLMNKWQFDTEFVKHVYTALSDAGVDYMEIGYLSSAGAFDAKEYGPWRFCHEKDLKKIVGDGEKTIKLSVMADIGRIDYHDIPPRTESSLDMIRVACYVHQIDAAIDLAHHCIDKGYETTINLMAVSTVGLRELNEALEDLEKSKVPIIYLVDSFGAFYSEDIDSLVAKYKERLPNKIIGIHAHNNQQLAFANTISSIINGVNFLDATLYGIGRGAGNCPLEVLLSFLKNPKFRTRPIIQCIEQEILPWSKKIDWGYSVPYMISGTMNQHPRAAMAHMESEHKEKITDFYDAMTVNG
- the cbiM gene encoding cobalt transporter CbiM, with translation MHVSDGVLSPSIIIGSYLVTLGLSAWSSKKVASAELPKVAVVTSSFFVASLIHIPLGPTSVHLLLPGIVGVLLGSVSFVSIFVGLILQCILFQFGGVTSLGANALMMGIPAIICGVLFQRFRGTTQRSICIAGGVFATLGTVFSAVLLAGLLATAGEDFFAVAKFSLLAHIPVFIVEGVISAFTISFLYRVKPELLLRAKP